The Panicum hallii strain FIL2 chromosome 9, PHallii_v3.1, whole genome shotgun sequence genome has a window encoding:
- the LOC112873803 gene encoding BRCT domain-containing protein At4g02110-like: protein MASPGTDDDIGDEHLFDGVRFFLVGFESDVASQYRSEMERRGGADAGPSGNGCTHVVVSNLFYDDPTCVAARAEGKKVVSEQWVEDSLDCGELADADRVIYWPVRHSKGIPGAQSLLICLTGYQKNYREYITKMVSLMGARFSKPLLANAVTHLICYKFEGEKYEVAKKVNIKLVNHRWLEDCLKAWKILPVDDYSKSTWDLELMDAQVNDSEHEAEAAGPRPLNNRSNVRCTPKSKNCEEAFVEPDVDASKRSPITPSGNRQVVAGGNLNTPGNTMNTEYADSKPHDTIGQGSPNSNLLAVSAMDDVLAPIQTSFGLSQKRDNSVVRNINSPLQEAEGKYVGVKTQDLASGILGPPSSREVTVFSNYHLNTLNGTPGILNVHTDNASGKSSTSHDQIYVAKVLLTSPSRGNQSVNDLDSSKVNRWQHQEKDGPSGTDVTGACWLTTDDMVTNHESNPKSGGDSKSNSIKNTRNSKKASRKSLLPEGRSVNHMASPKKAEESTPRADSNISSLQMGHQKIFEHADVQSMKGNENIKTADGLDGAHAQKRKSLVSPSSLNLQKEDPVSETGPLDSPFVSWLSDASDAEANALSFGKQQSSLSTSRKTRSRKTSIKHGGPINGIKLPESSSSDKNVKSLPKARMSLKAMAENKSTSPSPTVQDGRTRSSFSFQNKDREDTQGSGNAVNQDCLHEIGSACTKDQAHDKSVRSSSISHVVSSSGNAGTKITDPLKVNDNEVAVASNSELEKVVSVASVKEGKKRFKDTSRNALGETSNSKKVATHVGRNAGAKRPRGASIEAEGSPINSGKKVVSESWPGFPHEHADPASKSGCSSASAAELKTNPPKKALICRVTDIVAKRTRNACAKIDDARLASGLEFSKVNSQEHIEINPKKFFDIQNADEHQRNSPKKIPSTRVSNKAAKRSRKSDTNTSNETLVDKSETVATGSLFDDLFPSDNVEECPKNLSSCASASDCGTLTPKTISNARIRNAVPKRKMKTVEDKSGSKCGKVGTAIASVAKAVSSKRAEKISCNINKVTADQDSEKSNKDVIRDVSGLFCQDSGTVDKQEGPHNSKLRSSKRNKVPTSYHEKENRLDCSNLNSKSNRTGSLCSKSDAKSIEKRTLVLSEHQRVKGSKSGALTLSEPSLFILSGDREQRREYRSILRRLKGRVCRDSHHWTYEATHFIAPDPLRRTEKFFAAAAAGRWILKREYLTSCIEAGKFVDEEPFEWFGTGLNDGETISFDAPRKWRNIRQQMGHGAFYGMQIVVYGQLILPTLDTVKRAVKAGDGTILATSPPYTRFLDSGVDFAVVSASIPRADAWVQEFIRHGIPCVSADYLVEYVCKPGHPLDRHVLFKTNNLANKSLEKLKKNQDEMATEETEQSEDEDEDDPEDLSCSACGRKDRGEVMLICGDEDGETGCGIGMHIDCCDPPLDAVPDDDWLCPKCAVPKAKTKRTRGTERKARGSRRR, encoded by the exons ATGGCCTCGCCCGGCACGGATGACGACATCGGCGACGAGCACCTGTTCGACGGCGTCCGCTTCTTCCTCGTCGGATTCGAGAGCGACGTCGCGTCCCAG TACCGGTCGGAGatggagcggcgcggcggcgccgacgCCGGGCCGTCGGGCAACGGGTGCACGCACGTGGTCGTGTCGAACCTCTTCTAC GATGACCCGACGTGCGTGGCCGCGCGTGCAGAGGGGAAGAAGGTCGTCAGCGAGCAGTGGGTAGAGGACAGCTTGGATTGCGGGGAGCTTGCTGATGCTGATAGG GTTATCTATTGGCCGGTGAGACATTCGAAGGGAATACCGGGTGCGCAATCACTGCTTATTTGCTTGACGGGTTACCAAAAAAACTATCGCGAATACATAACG AAAATGGTTTCTTTGATGGGAGCACGATTCTCCAAACCTTTGTTAGCAAATGCAGTCACTCACCTTATTTGCTATAAATTTGAAG GTGAGAAGTATGAGGTTGCGAAAAAGGTGAACATCAAACTTGTTAATCACCGGTGGTTGGAAGACTG CTTAAAGGCATGGAAAATTCTCCCAGTCGATGATTATAGTAAAAG TACTTGGGATCTAGAGTTAATGGATGCACAAGTCAATGACTCTGAACATGAAGCAGAAGCTGCAGGTCCAAGGCCATTGAACAATAGGTCCAATGTCAGGTGCACCCCCAAATCAAAAAATTGCGAGGAAGCTTTTGTGGAGCCTGATGTCGATGCATCAAAGCGATCACCTATCACTCCCAGTGGCAATAGACAGGTAGTTGCAGGAGGGAATTTGAACACCCCTGGTAATACCATGAACACAGAATATGCAGACAGCAAGCCACATGATACTATAGGCCAAGGCAGTCCTAACTCTAATTTATTGGCAGTTTCTGCAATGGATGATGTCCTCGCACCCATTCAAACTTCATTCGGCCTCAGTCAAAAGAGAGATAACTCTGTAGTAAGGAACATAAATAGCCCTCTGCAGGAAGCTGAAGGAAAATATGTTGGTGTAAAGACACAGGACCTTGCAAGTGGTATTCTAGGCCCTCCAAGCTCAAGGGAAGTGACTGTTTTTAGTAATTATCATTTAAATACCTTGAATGGGACTCCAGGCATTCTAAATGTCCATACGGATAATGCTTCTGGAAAATCTTCTACCAGTCATGACCAGATCTATGTTGCTAAAGTCTTATTGACCAGCCCTTCGAGAGGAAATCAGTCTGTGAATGATCTCGATTCATCAAAAGTTAACAGATGGCAGCATCAGGAGAAGGATGGACCCTCAGGTACTGATGTCACAGGTGCTTGTTGGTTAACTACTGATGACATGGTCACCAATCATGAGTCCAATCCAAAATCAGGAGGTGATTCCAAATCCAACAGCATCAAGAACACAAGGAACTCTAAAAAGGCCTCTCGGAAGTCATTGTTACCAGAAGGGCGTTCAGTTAACCATATGGCATCACCTAAGAAGGCTGAAGAAAGCACACCAAGAGCTGACTCCAATATTTCTTCATTACAAATGGGACATCAAAAGATTTTTGAGCATGCTGACGTTCAGAGCATGAAAGGCAATGAAAATATAAAGACTGCGGATGGACTAGATGGTGCACATGCTCAGAAAAGGAAAAGCTTAGTGTCCCCATCTAGCCTAAACTTGCAAAAGGAAGATCCGGTTTCCGAAACTGGTCCTTTAGATTCTCCATTTGTTAGTTGGCTCAGTGATGCATCTGATGCCGAAGCTAATGCTTTAAGTTTTGGAAAGCAACAATCTAGCTTATCTACAAGCAGAAAAACAAGATCTAGGAAGACTTCTATCAAGCATGGTGGTCCCATTAATGGAATCAAGCTTCCTGAATCTTCTTCAAGTGATAAGAATGTAAAATCTTTGCCGAAAGCAAGAATGTCACTCAAAGCAATGGCAGAAAACAAATCCACGAGTCCTTCACCCACTGTTCAAGACGGAAGGACAAGGTCCAGTTTCTCCTTTCAAAATAAGGACAGGGAAGATACACAAGGTAGTGGTAATGCAGTGAATCAAGATTGCTTGCACGAGATAGGAAGTGCCTGCACAAAGGATCAGGCACATGACAAATCTGTACGCAGTTCAAGTATTTCACACGTCGTTTCCTCTTCTGGAAATGCTGGCACCAAGATAACTGATCCACTCAAAGTCAATGATAATGAAGTGGCAGTGGCATCAAATTCTGAACTTGAGAAAGTGGTGTCTGTTGCCAGTGTGAAAGAAGGCAAAAAACGATTTAAAGACACTTCAAGAAATGCTCTTGGTGAAACCAGTAATTCAAAGAAAGTAGCAACTCATGTCGGAAGGAATGCAGGTGCCAAGAGGCCTCGAGGTGCTAGTATTGAGGCTGAAGGATCACCTATTAACAGTGGTAAGAAAGTTGTTTCTGAGTCGTGGCCTGGTTTTCCTCATGAACATGCTGATCCAGCCTCTAAAAGTGGCTGCAGCTCGGCAAGTGCAGCTGAACTCAAAACAAATCCTCCAAAGAAAGCACTGATTTGTAGAGTAACAGATATTGTTGCAAAGAGGACACGAAATGCTTGCGCCAAGATAGATGACGCACGGCTAGCTTCTGGATTGGAATTCAGTAAGGTGAATTCTCAAGAACATATTGAGATAAACCCCAAAAAGTTCTTTGACATTCAAAATGCTGATGAACATCAAAGAAATTCGCCGAAGAAAATACCAAGCACCAGAGTAAGTAATAAAGCTGCTAAGAGGTCACGGAAATCTGACACCAACACAAGCAATGAAACACTGGTTGACAAAAGCGAGACAGTGGCGACTGGTTCATTGTTTGATGATTTGTTTCCCTCAGACAATGTTGAAGAATGCCCTAAAAATCTTTCTAGTTGTGCAAGTGCTAGTGACTGTGGAACACTTACCCCCAAGACCATATCGAATGCCAGAATTAGGAATGCAGTTCCCAAGAGGAAAATGAAAACTGTAGAAGACAAGTCAGGTAGTAAGTGTGGCAAAGTTGGTACTGCCATTGCATCAGTAGCAAAAGCTGTCTCATCAAAGAGAGCCGAAAAGATTTCATGCAATATCAACAAAGTAACTGCTGATCAGGACTCCGAGAAATCCAATAAGGATGTGATAAGGGATGTTTCTGGATTGTTTTGCCAAGATTCTGGCACTGTAGACAAGCAAGAAGGACCACACAATTCTAAGTTGAGAAGCAGCAAAAGAAATAAAGTTCCAACTTCATATCATGAAAAGGAGAACAGACTAGACTGTAGTAATCTCAACTCTAAATCAAATAGAACTGGCAGTTTGTGTTCCAAATCTGATGCAAAATCAATTGAGAAACGCACACTAGTGCTCAGTGAACACCAAAGGGTAAAAGGAAGTAAATCTGGAGCCTTGACCTTGAGTGAACCTTCATTATTTATTTTGAGTGGAGATCGTGAGCAGAGAAGGGAGTATCGCTCAATTCTTAGACGCCTGAAGGGACGAGTTTGTAGGGATTCACATCATTGGACATATGAAGCAACACATTTCATTGCCCCAGATCCTCTTAGGAGAACCGAGAAGTTCTTtgcagcagctgcagcaggcAG GTGGATACTCAAAAGAGAGTACTTGACGTCGTGCATTGAGGCAGGCAAGTTTGTGGATGAAGAACCATTTGAATGGTTTGGTACAGGCCTTAATGATGGAGAAACAATCAGCTTTGACGCACCCAGAAAATGGCGAAATATAAGGCAACAGATGGGACATGGTGCCTTCTACGGAATGCAGATCGTTGTCTATGGACAGCTCATATTACCAACGCTG GATACAGTGAAGCGCGCTGTAAAAGCTGGTGATGGCACCATTTTGGCAACATCACCACCATACACTCGATTTCTAGACTCTGGAGTTGACTTTGCCGTGGTATCAGCGAGCATACCTAGAGCAGACGCATGGGTTCAGGAATTCATCAGGCACGGTATTCCCTGTGTCAGTGCTGATTATCTGGTTGAGTACGTCTGCAAGCCTGGCCACCCCCTCGATCGACATGTTCTCTTCAAGACGAACAATCTGGCCAACAAGTCCCTTGAGAAACTCAAGAAGAACCAGGACGAGATGGCCACCGAGGAGACGGAACAGTCGGAAGACGAAGACGAAGACGATCCGGAGGACCTGAGTTGCTCGGCGTGCGGGCGCAAGGACCGGGGAGAGGTGATGCTGATCTGTGGCGACGAGGACGGTGAAACCGGTTGTGGGATCGGTATGCACATCGACTGCTGCGACCCTCCCCTGGACGCTGTCCCCGACGACGATTGGCTGTGCCCCAAGTGCGCCGTACCGAAAGCCAAGACAAAGCGTACTAGGGGCACTGAACGCAAGGCAAGGGGATCCAGGCGAAGGTGA
- the LOC112877914 gene encoding uncharacterized protein LOC112877914 has protein sequence MADLSARRGRRWCGRLAAVLCLCATFCEPGQGHAHHRSPRASTPNKERDTHVAQMNPSYMAADDAPVDPLLPDLLLPARSLQCFEDGQVYSCCEGAFRLNPSGVLAVPAGAVDRYCGGACVVETEDVLNCVASALDGFAFYNGASVEDVRYALRRGCSHTVRRGDFNDLEPHLGDYPDIYGDDEGSGGSKVVKAPLKLLAFLGGAWLFLLGH, from the coding sequence ATGGCCGACCTCTCTGCTCGCCGCGGCCGGCGCTGGTGCGGCCGTCTCGCGGCCGTCCTTTGCCTCTGCGCGACCTTCTGCGAGCCAGGTCAGGGGCATGCTCACCATCGATCACCCCGTGCGTCCACACCAAACAAGGAGCGCGACACGCACGTCGCCCAAATGAATCCAAGCTACATGGCCGCAGATGACGCCCCGGTGGATCCCCTGCTGCCGGACCTGCTGCTGCCGGCGCGGTCGCTGCAGTGCTTCGAGGACGGCCAGGTGTACAGCTGCTGCGAGGGCGCGTTCAGGCTGAACCCGTCGGGGGTCCTCGCCGTGCCCGCCGGGGCGGTCGACCGCTACTGCGGCGGCGCGTGCGTGGTGGAGACGGAGGACGTGCTCAACTGCGTGGCCAGCGCGCTGGATGGGTTCGCGTTCTACAACGGCGCATCCGTGGAGGACGTCCGCTACGCGCTCAGGCGGGGCTGCAGCCACACCGTCAGGAGAGGTGACTTCAACGATCTGGAGCCGCACCTGGGCGACTACCCGGACATCTACGGCGACGACGAAGGCAGCGGTGGCAGCAAGGTTGTTAAAGCTCCTCTGAAGCTGCTCGCCTTTCTCGGCGGTGCCTGGCTGTTCCTCCTTGGTCACTGA